Part of the Stackebrandtia endophytica genome is shown below.
CAAGTAGTAATTGGGAGCGTCTTCCGACGATTCGAGGCTGCCGAGTGTCAAGGTCCGCTCGATCGGTCCTATGCCGTCGATGTCGGCGATCTCCGCCTCGACCTTGTCGGCGAGCGCGGCCACCTCCTCCGGCGTGGATCCACTCAGGACTCGGGTGGCGACGGTGCCGTCATTGGTGAGCGACATGTCGCCCAGCAGCATGGTGCGAGCCTCGAAGCCGCTGACCTCATCACAGCGGTCGTCGAACTGTTGCTGCATGGAGGCGCTTTGTGAGGCTGACAGCAGCAACGGGGTTCCTGCCGCCGGCAGCACCGCCACCATGGTCGCCGTCGCCAAGGCGATCGCGACTCCGGGGCGTTTGAACAGGAGCAGGGGCGCCTTGACCCAGGGTCGGCTTCGATTCAACAAAACGAACGACCACTCTTTCTAGAGCCATGTCTGGTTGTCGCACGGGACGGCACACGGCTGGGGCGGCGTCGTCGTCTCCCGTGCGACACCGGTCCGTATCAGTGCTTCCCGTGGGGTGGTGGCATTCGATGTTACGGGAATGATCCCGCCCACCAATTGACCGAATGGACCGTTATTAGGCTCCGTTCGTCAGGCAACCTCCGACGAGGTCCATTGCGTTGCAACATATTCGCCGCTTCGCACGGTATTGACCGGACTCACTTGGATTCCGACATGGACGATATGTCGCGACCGGAACCCGGTCACCGCTTCAACGGTTTGATCATGATCAAGGCGTCCTTATTGCTCGGTTGGTAGTAACCGCGCCTGACTCCGGCGGCCTCGAATCCGAAGGCGTCGTACATCGCCTGCGCCGGATGGTTGTCGGTGGCCACCTCCAGAGCGATCTGGTAGCAACCGCGCCGGGTCGCCTCGTCGATGAGGTCGCGCAGGAGGGTCGCACCGATGCCGCGTCGTTGAGCGCGACCGGCGACGGCGATGTTGTTGACCCACGCCTCATCGCCGGCTACGGCGAGGCCCGCGTAGCCGACGACGCGGTCCCCGTCGAGTGCGGCCCGGTAGTAGTGGCCGGCGGCGAGCTCCGACCAGAACATGCCCCGGCTCCACGCCTCGTTGCCGAACAGTTCGAGCTCGATCGGAATCAGTTCGTCGATGTGCCACCAACGCAACTGTTCGATGTGCACGATGTCACCAGCGTGATCGGCGATGGCGCGTTCCTCCTGTTCCACGTCCGTCGGCGGCTACAGCCGCTGCTGTTTTCCGTTGACGTGGACGTCGGGTCGTCGCAGGTAGAGCGGTGTGAGCGGCTCGGTGGGGGCCTTGACGCGGACGCGGTCGGCCGCCAACTCGGCGAAGGCCCACGCGGGCGGGAATCGGGGAGTCTCCAGCGCCTCGGGGAAATGCTGCGGGTACAGCAGAGTACCGTCGCCGGCCAGATGTGCGGCCTCGGCGATGTGGGACTGCAACCGGTCGGGCTTCTCGACCTCCGGTCCGTGCAGTCGCCGTCCCTCCTCATCATACAGTCCCCAGTAGACTTCTTTACGGCGGGCGTCGGTGGCGACCAGGATGCGGCCGGGTTCCTCGACCGACCGCGCCGCCGCCAGTCCCAACGCATCCAGCGAGCACACCCCGTACGCCGGGATGCCCAGCGCGTCGGCCATCGAGGCCGCGGTGACCAGACCGACCCGCAGGCCGGTGAAGGGTCCCGGCCCCAGGCCCACCACGATCGCAGCGAGGTCGCCGGGCACCGCCGCGGC
Proteins encoded:
- the rimI gene encoding ribosomal protein S18-alanine N-acetyltransferase encodes the protein MEQEERAIADHAGDIVHIEQLRWWHIDELIPIELELFGNEAWSRGMFWSELAAGHYYRAALDGDRVVGYAGLAVAGDEAWVNNIAVAGRAQRRGIGATLLRDLIDEATRRGCYQIALEVATDNHPAQAMYDAFGFEAAGVRRGYYQPSNKDALIMIKPLKR
- the tsaB gene encoding tRNA (adenosine(37)-N6)-threonylcarbamoyltransferase complex dimerization subunit type 1 TsaB; amino-acid sequence: MLTLVIDTATPSVTAGVFEVAETVASKGDHAVVDARGHGERLAPMIDASLKDAAAVPGDLAAIVVGLGPGPFTGLRVGLVTAASMADALGIPAYGVCSLDALGLAAARSVEEPGRILVATDARRKEVYWGLYDEEGRRLHGPEVEKPDRLQSHIAEAAHLAGDGTLLYPQHFPEALETPRFPPAWAFAELAADRVRVKAPTEPLTPLYLRRPDVHVNGKQQRL